In one Deinococcus sp. QL22 genomic region, the following are encoded:
- a CDS encoding ATP-binding protein, which produces MEIDDFDVCRQLLWPTFWTGEARTQVEEALDRARQGLRTSFEARTATFKGTLKWWEVSVAPVYDAQGRLHQISAVSRDITPRRNAQDAVTALDAFVAFTEAVGTETDRLTLIAQAMRVLRTSLGPVSAAYYELEGAWWKAQLWSEDIAPEIVAQIQSGVPQDAPNFAAATQAQRITLVDGWHAEHEHVSHAAQYGAVALLPTRAQGQGTALLTVGTAQAHAWTEREQAIIRAVGHSLDLALERAQQAEQLNVQHALLDARTQALEGFAALLQDLALETDPYALIRCAQEMVMSLLPDGNALYFEREEGLWRSKVQTGVLGEGVNQAAAVQAQALVDAGIPYDVPESLTVPWKTQQPYYHAKHNQTQGNQADFPDAASVQHVNTVASLPVTVQGTTLGILTFVVFTPHPWTPTDKAVMETVVHSLGLALERAQGIRDLARVSRFNELILNSVGEGLTGVDLQGRTTFANPAALHLLGYVAADFIGQPQHPLIHHTRADGTPYPRDTCPVYAAFTEGQAQAVQGEVFWRPDGTSFPVEYTSTPIRNQAGAVEGAVLAFRDITQRQQAETALRRTNEELRRSNAELEQFAYIASHDLQAPIRAVASFAGILDRKYGPQLDDRGKLYLRHIMESGDHMKQLVDDLLAFSRVHTERREPQPTDANTVFDQVAYRLQTDSPEAALTRDTLPVVLADPHQLDQLLQNLISNGLKYHRDGTEPQVHVSVQQDGLSWRFAVQDNGIGIEAQYFERIFEIFQRPHGRDTYQGTGIGLAVCKKIVERHGGRLWLESTPGAGSTFFFTLPGAAL; this is translated from the coding sequence ATGGAAATTGACGATTTCGACGTGTGCCGGCAACTGTTGTGGCCCACGTTCTGGACAGGAGAGGCCCGCACACAAGTAGAAGAGGCCCTCGACCGGGCGCGGCAAGGATTACGCACCTCCTTCGAAGCCCGCACCGCCACGTTTAAGGGCACTCTCAAATGGTGGGAAGTCAGTGTGGCCCCCGTGTACGACGCGCAGGGACGCCTGCACCAGATCAGCGCGGTGTCGCGCGACATCACGCCCCGCAGAAACGCACAGGACGCGGTGACGGCACTGGACGCCTTTGTGGCGTTCACGGAGGCCGTGGGCACCGAAACCGACCGGCTCACGCTGATCGCTCAGGCCATGCGGGTGCTGCGGACAAGCCTAGGCCCGGTCAGTGCGGCCTATTACGAGCTGGAGGGCGCGTGGTGGAAAGCTCAGCTGTGGTCGGAGGACATCGCCCCCGAGATCGTCGCGCAAATCCAGAGCGGCGTGCCACAGGACGCACCAAACTTTGCGGCGGCCACTCAGGCGCAGCGCATCACCTTGGTAGACGGCTGGCACGCCGAGCATGAACACGTTTCGCACGCGGCCCAGTACGGCGCAGTGGCGCTGCTGCCCACCCGCGCTCAGGGTCAAGGCACGGCCCTACTGACGGTGGGCACCGCTCAGGCGCACGCCTGGACAGAACGGGAACAGGCCATTATCCGGGCGGTGGGCCACAGTTTAGACCTTGCGCTGGAGCGTGCCCAGCAAGCCGAGCAACTGAACGTACAACACGCGCTTCTGGACGCCCGTACTCAAGCCCTGGAGGGATTTGCAGCGCTCCTTCAAGACCTCGCGCTCGAAACCGACCCCTACGCCCTGATTCGCTGCGCCCAAGAGATGGTCATGTCGCTGCTGCCAGATGGCAACGCCCTGTATTTTGAGCGCGAAGAGGGGTTGTGGCGCAGCAAAGTACAGACCGGCGTGTTGGGTGAAGGCGTGAACCAAGCCGCTGCTGTGCAGGCGCAGGCCCTCGTGGACGCAGGCATTCCATATGACGTGCCGGAGAGTCTGACCGTCCCGTGGAAAACGCAGCAGCCTTACTACCACGCCAAACACAACCAAACTCAGGGCAACCAGGCCGATTTTCCCGACGCCGCTTCGGTGCAGCACGTCAATACGGTGGCCAGCCTGCCCGTGACCGTACAGGGCACCACACTCGGCATTCTGACCTTCGTGGTGTTTACCCCTCACCCCTGGACACCGACAGACAAGGCGGTGATGGAGACGGTGGTGCACAGCCTCGGGCTGGCCCTGGAGCGGGCGCAGGGCATCCGAGACCTCGCCCGCGTGTCGCGCTTCAACGAACTGATCCTCAACAGCGTCGGTGAAGGATTAACGGGTGTGGATTTGCAGGGCCGCACGACCTTTGCCAATCCAGCGGCCCTGCATCTGCTGGGCTACGTGGCAGCCGACTTTATCGGTCAGCCTCAGCATCCCCTGATTCACCACACCCGCGCGGACGGTACCCCCTATCCACGGGACACGTGCCCTGTGTACGCGGCGTTTACCGAGGGGCAGGCCCAAGCGGTGCAGGGCGAGGTGTTCTGGCGTCCAGACGGCACCTCTTTTCCCGTGGAGTACACCAGCACCCCCATTCGCAATCAGGCGGGCGCCGTCGAGGGCGCGGTGTTGGCCTTCCGGGATATCACGCAGCGGCAGCAAGCCGAAACCGCCCTGCGGCGCACCAACGAGGAATTGCGGCGCAGCAATGCGGAATTGGAGCAATTCGCGTATATCGCCTCGCATGATTTGCAGGCCCCAATCCGGGCGGTGGCCAGTTTCGCGGGCATTCTTGACCGCAAGTACGGACCGCAGCTTGATGACCGGGGCAAACTCTATCTCCGGCACATCATGGAGAGCGGCGATCACATGAAACAGTTGGTCGATGATCTGTTGGCCTTTTCCCGCGTTCATACGGAGCGGCGGGAGCCTCAGCCCACCGACGCCAATACCGTCTTCGATCAAGTCGCCTATCGCCTCCAGACCGACTCTCCCGAAGCCGCCCTGACCCGCGACACCTTGCCAGTGGTGTTGGCCGACCCCCATCAACTCGATCAGCTTCTCCAAAACCTCATTTCGAATGGCCTGAAGTACCACCGGGACGGAACCGAACCACAGGTACACGTCTCTGTCCAGCAAGATGGACTGAGCTGGCGCTTTGCGGTGCAGGACAACGGCATCGGAATAGAGGCGCAGTACTTTGAGCGCATCTTTGAGATTTTTCAGCGCCCGCATGGCCGCGACACCTATCAAGGCACCGGGATCGGGTTGGCCGTCTGTAAAAAGATCGTGGAGCGCCACGGAGGTCGGTTGTGGCTGGAGAGCACGCCCGGAGCAGGCAGCACCTTCTTCTTTACGTTGCCCGGCGCGGCACTCTGA
- a CDS encoding transposase has translation MVLALLGGKDVRHAELAARFPGSAHTASVIRRVERFFDRHPIQPADVARVVLTLLPAAQPREFILDRTNWKYGQTDVNVLLLAVIWRGVAIPLLYRGGSNTEIRHTLMDDALCLLSAADIRVLYADREFVGYDWIQGRAHRGIPIGVRLRRDTLLDDWTAQDWLSRLQTGHAGLLVEDTVVCGQPMNVVLTYTRDGEALIIASNVGAVTTIQTRYQRRFLIECLFRALKSKGFQLEGTPMTLHDHVERLLCLLTLTYTWCVLVGITLECPKKAHGRRAWSVVKMGLRELVRSFSRESARLCDLIDLLMPSHTNSPENVCMSKIR, from the coding sequence ATGGTTCTCGCTCTCCTTGGGGGAAAGGACGTCCGGCATGCTGAACTCGCGGCGCGCTTCCCCGGAAGCGCGCACACCGCCTCCGTCATCCGGCGTGTGGAGCGCTTCTTTGACCGTCATCCCATCCAACCGGCCGACGTCGCCCGGGTCGTCCTGACCCTCCTTCCCGCCGCGCAGCCACGCGAATTCATCCTTGACCGGACAAACTGGAAGTACGGACAGACGGACGTGAACGTCTTGCTGCTGGCCGTCATCTGGCGGGGCGTTGCCATCCCCCTGCTCTACAGGGGGGGCAGCAACACGGAGATCCGGCACACCCTCATGGACGATGCCCTCTGCCTGCTGTCCGCAGCGGACATCCGGGTTTTGTATGCCGACCGCGAATTCGTCGGCTACGACTGGATTCAGGGACGAGCTCACCGTGGGATTCCCATTGGCGTGCGGTTGCGGCGCGACACACTCCTGGACGACTGGACAGCGCAGGACTGGCTGAGTCGCTTGCAGACCGGCCATGCCGGTCTGCTGGTCGAGGATACGGTGGTCTGCGGGCAACCGATGAACGTTGTCCTGACGTACACGCGAGACGGCGAGGCGCTGATCATTGCCAGTAACGTCGGAGCGGTGACGACGATCCAGACGCGATATCAGCGGAGATTCTTGATTGAATGTCTCTTCAGGGCGCTGAAAAGCAAGGGCTTCCAACTGGAGGGAACACCTATGACGCTCCACGATCACGTGGAGCGCCTGCTGTGCCTGTTGACGCTGACCTACACGTGGTGCGTGCTCGTCGGGATCACTCTGGAATGTCCGAAAAAGGCACATGGTCGCCGGGCATGGAGCGTGGTGAAGATGGGTTTGCGGGAACTGGTGCGGTCGTTCAGCCGGGAGTCAGCACGCCTGTGCGACTTGATTGACCTGTTGATGCCGTCCCACACGAACTCCCCGGAAAATGTCTGTATGTCAAAAATAAGGTGA
- a CDS encoding PAS domain-containing protein: MFPLPSSEVRSLTDAFPQLWCTTDLQGRTLWGNRAWHAHTSLVMGTDLADLVLPDDQNRVKALFASAQESFCLDLPLRDAAGQAHWFRLSGQRQAAAQDRPATWVVTGVNIHDLKEDQHQRTVLQDLVDASPNCIKVLSLDARLLSMNEGGKRPWKLTISTCAGNCCGPRSGQERPAHK; encoded by the coding sequence ATGTTCCCCCTTCCCTCCAGTGAGGTGCGCTCCCTCACAGACGCCTTCCCTCAGCTGTGGTGTACCACCGATTTGCAAGGACGTACTCTCTGGGGCAACCGGGCGTGGCATGCCCATACGTCTCTTGTCATGGGGACTGACTTGGCCGATCTGGTGTTGCCAGACGATCAGAACCGCGTTAAGGCGCTGTTTGCCTCCGCGCAGGAGAGCTTCTGCCTAGACCTCCCCCTGCGCGACGCTGCGGGCCAAGCCCACTGGTTCCGCCTCTCTGGTCAGCGGCAGGCGGCGGCGCAGGACAGGCCAGCCACCTGGGTCGTCACTGGGGTCAACATCCATGACCTTAAAGAAGACCAGCACCAGCGCACGGTCTTGCAAGATCTGGTCGATGCCAGTCCAAACTGCATCAAGGTGCTGAGTCTCGACGCCCGCCTGCTCTCCATGAACGAGGGGGGCAAGCGACCATGGAAATTGACGATTTCGACGTGTGCCGGCAACTGTTGTGGCCCACGTTCTGGACAGGAGAGGCCCGCACACAAGTAG
- the kdpC gene encoding potassium-transporting ATPase subunit KdpC produces the protein MTTSDPIQSTETPNLPQPGPLSWLRFSLFWMVACGLAYPLVTTLTAGTLFPAQANGSLISQNGKVVGSALVGQTFSGDQYFIGRPSAAGAGYDPVNASGSNLAPSNPALHGRVAATSAAIAAREGVPASQIPVDLVTASGGGLDPHISPAGAAIQVARVARVRGLPANRVRELIAANTQNSVLGLGQPGVNVLRLNLALDAGQ, from the coding sequence ATGACGACTTCTGACCCCATCCAATCCACTGAAACACCCAACTTGCCCCAACCCGGCCCCCTGTCCTGGCTGCGCTTCTCGCTCTTTTGGATGGTGGCCTGCGGGCTGGCCTATCCGTTGGTCACGACCCTCACGGCGGGCACGCTCTTTCCGGCACAGGCCAACGGCAGCCTGATCTCGCAGAATGGGAAAGTCGTCGGTTCCGCGCTGGTGGGCCAGACCTTCTCAGGCGATCAATATTTCATTGGCCGTCCCAGTGCGGCGGGTGCGGGATACGACCCCGTGAACGCGTCGGGCAGCAATCTGGCCCCCAGTAACCCGGCCCTGCATGGGCGTGTGGCGGCCACGTCTGCGGCCATCGCCGCCCGTGAAGGCGTGCCTGCCAGCCAGATTCCCGTCGATCTGGTCACGGCCAGCGGGGGCGGCCTCGATCCCCATATTTCTCCTGCGGGAGCTGCAATTCAGGTGGCGCGGGTGGCACGGGTGCGCGGTCTGCCTGCCAACCGTGTACGCGAACTCATCGCCGCCAATACCCAAAACAGCGTGCTGGGATTGGGGCAACCGGGTGTGAATGTCTTGCGGCTCAATCTCGCTCTGGACGCCGGACAATAG
- a CDS encoding polysaccharide biosynthesis tyrosine autokinase gives MTEQEIDLSALWRGIQRRLFWILGTALLLALGVYFWSRAQAPVYVASATLISANSATSDPVFSGATVKAPPLPEGAVQQALQSTQVIVPLITAFSTQEGVSAEEKSRITQNLNLELSEQRLKTVTLVSRIDQFSGGNGIYTLNAKARTPEAATSLANLASQALRNWDGDRAKENIRRAAAGFRAQLGQVDEQLIEQNTLSNLERQTLIARRANLQSSLANVIILEESAVGVLSRLSDAVPPREPQSPKPLRNAVLAGLLGLLLSAGIVALITVLDRTIRNEDDLLSLNLPTLAVVPRLRQRDILLNGIVRAARQAGLYEAIGFLRVNVLTALQGKQHPILMVTSTAPGEGKSSLTATLADGFASSGQRVLIIDADLRRGTQEVVWEKFNEAGQWHQLVGTGGARSTREAFQNPENVQVLQVEENVDMLPAGPSMHDSLSLLNQADLGKALAHWRQSYDLILIDSAPLLALADSLVLGEHADAVLMICEYGRTPAQSVRAALRRAERGGLKIMGCVINKSDAREDKSYGYSYAYSARK, from the coding sequence ATGACCGAGCAAGAAATCGATCTCAGCGCATTGTGGCGGGGGATTCAACGGCGTTTATTTTGGATTTTAGGCACGGCCTTGTTGCTGGCGTTGGGCGTTTACTTTTGGTCACGCGCTCAGGCTCCGGTCTATGTCGCCAGTGCTACCCTTATTTCAGCCAACAGTGCCACGAGTGACCCCGTTTTTAGTGGAGCAACCGTCAAAGCCCCGCCGCTGCCAGAGGGCGCAGTGCAGCAGGCGTTACAGAGCACCCAAGTCATTGTGCCTCTGATCACCGCCTTTAGCACCCAAGAGGGCGTGTCTGCCGAGGAAAAATCGCGGATCACCCAAAACCTGAATTTGGAACTCAGCGAGCAGCGACTCAAGACCGTCACCTTGGTCTCCAGAATTGATCAGTTCAGCGGTGGCAACGGGATTTATACACTGAACGCCAAAGCACGGACTCCCGAGGCGGCCACCAGCCTCGCCAATCTTGCCAGTCAGGCCCTCCGCAATTGGGACGGTGACCGAGCCAAGGAAAACATTCGCCGTGCAGCAGCGGGCTTCCGCGCCCAATTGGGGCAGGTGGATGAGCAACTGATAGAGCAAAATACCCTCTCTAACCTGGAGCGTCAGACGTTGATTGCTCGCCGCGCCAACTTGCAGTCGAGTTTGGCCAATGTGATCATTCTGGAAGAGTCTGCTGTAGGCGTGCTGAGCCGCTTGTCGGACGCTGTGCCGCCCCGCGAACCTCAATCGCCCAAACCCCTCCGGAACGCTGTGTTGGCTGGTCTGCTGGGTCTCCTGTTGTCTGCAGGCATCGTTGCCCTGATCACGGTACTTGACCGTACCATTCGCAACGAAGACGATCTGCTTAGCCTCAATCTCCCGACGCTAGCGGTGGTTCCGCGCCTGCGCCAACGCGACATCCTGCTCAACGGCATCGTGCGTGCGGCTCGTCAGGCCGGACTCTACGAGGCCATCGGCTTCTTGCGGGTCAATGTCTTGACGGCCTTGCAAGGGAAGCAGCACCCGATTTTGATGGTTACCAGCACCGCTCCTGGCGAAGGCAAAAGCAGCCTCACCGCCACTCTTGCCGACGGTTTTGCCTCCAGTGGACAGCGGGTGCTGATCATTGATGCTGATTTGCGCCGGGGCACCCAAGAAGTAGTCTGGGAAAAATTCAATGAGGCTGGGCAATGGCATCAACTGGTGGGTACAGGCGGGGCACGCAGCACCCGCGAAGCCTTCCAGAATCCTGAGAACGTACAGGTCTTGCAGGTTGAAGAGAATGTAGACATGCTGCCTGCTGGGCCAAGCATGCATGACAGTCTTTCCTTGCTTAATCAAGCGGATTTGGGCAAGGCGCTGGCTCACTGGCGTCAAAGCTACGATTTGATCCTGATCGATAGTGCGCCGCTGCTGGCCTTGGCTGACAGCTTAGTCTTGGGCGAGCATGCCGACGCTGTGCTGATGATCTGTGAGTATGGTCGAACCCCAGCGCAGTCGGTTCGGGCAGCGTTACGCCGTGCGGAACGCGGCGGCCTGAAGATTATGGGTTGCGTTATCAATAAATCAGATGCGCGGGAAGATAAGAGCTATGGATATTCGTATGCTTATTCAGCTCGCAAGTAA
- the kdpB gene encoding potassium-transporting ATPase subunit KdpB — MTVLPNTPAPNPTPAKKSLFAPEQVRNALRSSVVKLNPRSMARNPVMFVVLVGSALTLYLTVANIATGRSWGYEAAITVLLLLTVLFANFAEGLAEARGKAQAASLRAAREDTPARRLIGGTLTGKEETVPSTRLTRGDLIVIEAGEIVAGDGEIIEGLASVDESAITGESAPVIREAGTDHSGVTGGTRVLSDRIVVRVTSQPGESFLDRMIALVEGASRQKTPNELALSILLAALTLIFLLVVATLPLMARFVGVEVNVVTLVALLVCLIPTTIGGLLPAIGIAGMDRALQANVIAKSGKAVEVAGDVDILLLDKTGTITIGDRQATRFAPLPGVTEAELAHAAALASLSDPTPEGKSIVALAVTQGVTPTAPEGAEWIEFSAQTRMSGVDAGAISIRKGAGSAVSRLAGERGGHIPPELQSIVDEVSRAGGTPLVVLSGTQILGVVALSDIVKPGMRERFEQLRRMGLRTVMITGDNPLTAEAIAREAGVDGFLAEATPEDKMRMIKEEQAAGKLVAMMGDGTNDAPALAQADVGLAMQSGTQAAKEAANMIDLDSDPTKLIEVVEIGKGLLMTRGALTTFSIANDVAKYFAILPALFAAQLPVLAPLNVMNLNSPQSAILSAVIFNALVIPALIPIALRGVRYTPGSADALLTRNLLVYGLGGLVIPFIGIKLIDLLLGVIGV, encoded by the coding sequence ATGACCGTCCTGCCTAACACTCCGGCTCCGAATCCGACCCCAGCCAAGAAATCCCTGTTTGCCCCCGAACAGGTACGCAATGCCCTGCGCTCCAGCGTCGTGAAGCTCAACCCGCGCTCTATGGCCCGCAATCCGGTTATGTTCGTCGTGTTGGTGGGCTCGGCGCTCACTCTGTATCTGACTGTTGCCAACATTGCTACGGGCAGGAGTTGGGGCTACGAGGCCGCCATCACCGTGCTGCTGCTGCTGACCGTGCTGTTTGCCAACTTTGCCGAGGGTCTGGCCGAAGCACGTGGCAAGGCGCAGGCCGCCAGTTTGCGGGCTGCCCGTGAGGATACGCCTGCCCGTCGCCTGATCGGTGGAACATTGACTGGCAAGGAAGAAACCGTGCCCAGCACTCGCCTGACTCGCGGTGACCTGATCGTGATTGAGGCGGGCGAGATCGTGGCCGGAGACGGCGAGATCATCGAAGGGCTGGCGAGCGTGGACGAAAGCGCGATTACCGGGGAAAGTGCGCCCGTGATCCGCGAGGCCGGAACCGATCACAGCGGCGTGACGGGCGGCACGCGGGTCTTGTCTGACCGGATCGTGGTGCGCGTGACCAGCCAGCCGGGCGAATCTTTCCTCGACCGCATGATTGCGCTGGTGGAGGGAGCCAGCCGCCAGAAAACCCCCAACGAACTGGCGCTGAGTATTTTGCTGGCGGCCCTGACCCTGATTTTCCTACTGGTAGTGGCCACCCTGCCGCTGATGGCCCGTTTTGTGGGCGTCGAGGTGAACGTGGTGACGCTGGTGGCCCTCTTGGTGTGCCTGATTCCCACCACCATCGGCGGCCTGCTTCCGGCCATCGGCATCGCGGGGATGGACAGGGCACTGCAAGCCAACGTGATCGCCAAAAGTGGCAAGGCCGTAGAAGTGGCAGGTGACGTGGATATTCTGCTGCTCGACAAGACTGGAACCATCACCATCGGAGACCGTCAGGCCACCCGGTTTGCGCCGCTGCCGGGAGTGACCGAGGCAGAATTGGCCCACGCCGCCGCGCTGGCGTCGCTGTCTGACCCCACGCCCGAAGGCAAAAGCATCGTGGCATTGGCGGTCACGCAGGGCGTCACGCCAACCGCCCCCGAAGGTGCCGAGTGGATAGAATTCTCGGCCCAGACGCGCATGAGCGGGGTAGATGCCGGAGCCATCAGCATCCGCAAGGGCGCGGGCAGCGCCGTGTCCCGGCTGGCAGGCGAGCGTGGCGGCCACATTCCGCCCGAACTTCAGAGCATCGTGGATGAGGTTTCCCGTGCAGGTGGCACGCCATTGGTGGTGCTGAGCGGCACCCAGATTCTGGGCGTGGTGGCCCTCTCGGACATCGTCAAACCCGGTATGCGCGAACGCTTCGAGCAGTTGCGGCGCATGGGCCTGCGAACGGTCATGATTACCGGCGACAACCCCCTGACCGCCGAAGCCATTGCCCGCGAAGCTGGCGTGGACGGCTTTCTGGCCGAGGCCACGCCCGAAGACAAGATGCGGATGATCAAGGAAGAACAGGCGGCGGGCAAGCTGGTGGCCATGATGGGCGACGGCACCAACGACGCGCCCGCGCTGGCCCAGGCCGATGTGGGGCTGGCGATGCAGAGCGGCACGCAGGCGGCCAAAGAAGCGGCCAACATGATCGATCTGGATTCCGACCCCACCAAGCTGATCGAGGTCGTGGAGATCGGCAAGGGCCTGCTGATGACGCGCGGCGCTCTGACCACCTTCTCTATCGCCAACGATGTCGCCAAGTATTTTGCGATCCTGCCCGCCCTGTTCGCCGCGCAGTTGCCCGTGCTGGCTCCCCTCAATGTGATGAACCTGAACAGTCCGCAGAGCGCCATTCTGAGTGCGGTCATCTTCAACGCCCTCGTGATTCCGGCCCTGATTCCCATCGCCCTGCGCGGCGTGCGCTACACCCCCGGCAGCGCCGACGCCCTGCTGACCCGCAACCTGCTGGTGTACGGACTGGGCGGCCTGGTTATTCCGTTTATCGGCATCAAATTGATCGATCTGCTGTTGGGTGTGATCGGCGTTTAA
- a CDS encoding IS110 family transposase, with translation MATLVAQVAPTLLTLQGIGVVLAGTVLAEVGDIKRFEDVHHFASYCGAAPVERGSGKNTRWCVSVGGNRQLNRVLHLMALTRLRCDERTKTFVTRKEQEGKTKRAALRALKTHLARELYRTLQARHMGGPIPAHS, from the coding sequence ATGGCGACCCTGGTCGCTCAGGTGGCCCCCACCCTGTTGACGTTGCAGGGGATCGGCGTCGTGCTGGCCGGCACTGTGCTCGCCGAAGTCGGTGACATCAAGCGGTTTGAGGATGTCCATCATTTCGCCAGTTATTGCGGCGCTGCCCCAGTTGAACGGGGGAGTGGGAAGAACACGCGTTGGTGCGTGAGTGTCGGTGGCAACCGACAGCTCAACAGGGTGCTCCATCTGATGGCCTTGACCCGGCTGCGCTGTGATGAACGCACCAAAACATTCGTGACCAGGAAAGAACAAGAGGGAAAAACGAAACGAGCGGCACTTCGAGCACTCAAGACCCACCTAGCCCGCGAGCTGTACCGAACCTTGCAGGCGCGTCACATGGGCGGCCCCATCCCAGCCCATTCATAG
- a CDS encoding universal stress protein, with protein MTDERTPERLSLSRPHEAEALAPTRGVHKIFVGMAAGVGKTYRALNELRERLERGEDALIGVLETHGRAGTIAAAEGLPLFPRRAVLRGSVTLTELDVDSLLARRPFVVLVDELAHTNAPGSARDKRWQDVNALLDAGIHVLSTMNVQHLESLNDTVARLTGVRVRERVPDHVLSDADELVLIDLTPDDLRARLKAGKVYGPEKVEQALGNFFTGANLTALREIALRQVANVVELGAPEGQPGVQEIVVVAVAAEETAARLIRRGGQLAARLHADLHVVSVRPTRLSRPQSQLLDTFRAITHALGGQFEVLAPAGSVAQTLVRYVESVHATQVVMGETSRSRLAEFLYGDIIKTVLHDTKNVDVYVITRE; from the coding sequence ATGACCGATGAGCGCACGCCCGAACGCCTGAGCCTCAGCCGTCCCCACGAGGCCGAAGCTCTGGCCCCAACGCGCGGCGTTCACAAGATTTTTGTGGGCATGGCGGCGGGCGTGGGCAAAACCTACCGGGCGCTGAATGAGTTGCGCGAGCGGCTGGAGCGCGGTGAAGACGCCCTGATCGGCGTGCTGGAAACGCATGGCCGGGCCGGAACCATCGCGGCGGCAGAAGGCTTGCCGTTGTTTCCGCGCCGCGCCGTGCTGCGCGGTTCCGTGACCCTGACCGAACTGGATGTAGACAGTCTGCTGGCCCGCCGTCCCTTCGTGGTCTTGGTCGATGAATTGGCCCACACCAACGCCCCCGGCAGTGCCCGCGACAAACGCTGGCAGGATGTGAACGCCCTGCTGGACGCCGGAATTCATGTCCTCTCGACCATGAACGTGCAGCACCTGGAGAGCCTCAACGATACGGTGGCCCGCCTGACCGGGGTGCGGGTGCGCGAGCGCGTGCCGGATCATGTGCTCAGCGACGCCGACGAACTCGTGTTGATCGACCTGACGCCCGATGACCTGCGTGCCCGCCTGAAGGCCGGAAAGGTGTATGGCCCCGAAAAAGTAGAGCAGGCGCTGGGCAACTTTTTTACGGGTGCGAACCTGACCGCCCTGCGTGAAATCGCGCTGCGGCAGGTGGCGAACGTGGTGGAACTCGGCGCACCGGAAGGGCAACCGGGCGTGCAGGAAATTGTGGTGGTGGCGGTGGCTGCCGAAGAAACTGCTGCTCGCCTGATTCGCCGGGGTGGGCAATTGGCGGCCCGACTGCACGCCGATCTGCATGTGGTCAGTGTGCGCCCCACTCGCCTGAGCCGTCCGCAGTCGCAGTTGCTGGACACCTTCCGGGCCATTACGCACGCCCTGGGCGGCCAATTCGAGGTGCTGGCTCCGGCGGGCAGCGTGGCCCAGACCCTCGTCCGCTACGTGGAATCCGTTCACGCCACCCAGGTCGTCATGGGCGAAACCAGTCGCAGCCGCCTCGCCGAATTTCTGTACGGAGACATCATCAAAACCGTGCTGCACGACACGAAAAACGTGGATGTGTACGTGATTACGCGGGAGTAG